In the genome of Alphaproteobacteria bacterium, the window TCGCCAGAGAAGCCGGTGTGCCTATCAAATTTCTTGAAAACATCCTTCAGGAATTGAAACGTAATCATCTTGTGGAAAGCAAGCGCGGGGTGTTTGGCGGATATTATCTGGCAAAACCTGCCAAGGATATTACTGTCGCAGAATTAATGCGTATTATCGATGGCCCCTTGGCGCCAGTTCGCTGCGCGAGTTTGTCTGCTTACCAGAAATGTGATGATTGTAAGGATGAACGTGCCTGCACCATCCGCAAAACGATGAAGAAAGTGCGCGATGCAATGTCGGAGGTTCTTGATCACACCTCCATTCTTGATATGGCCGGTTAAATTAAAAAGACAAATCAAGCCGGGAGATTTCGATGTTGAAAGCTGTAATTGCTGCATTTTGGTTGCTATTGGCGCTGGGCGCGTCATGGCCTGCACATGCTGCAGGTAAGCTGGAATTGCTGAATGTTTCCTATGATCCGACGCGTGAATTTTATGAAAAATACAACGCGCTGTTTCAAAAGCATTGGAAAGATAAAACTGCCGGCGATATTTCCATTCGCCAATCCCATGGTGGTTCGGCAAAACAGGCACGCGCAGTGATTGACGGATTGCAGGCAGATGTTGTTACGCTTGCGCTTGCCTATGATATCGACGTCATTGCACAAAACCGTAATCTCTTGCCCCAGAACTGGCAGGAATTGTTGCCGAATAACAGTTCACCCTATACATCGACGATTGTGTTTTTGGTAAAGAAAGGCAATCCCAAGGGTATCAAGGATTGGGGCGATCTGATTAAAGAAGGCGTGGAAGTCATTACGCCTAACCCTAAAACATCTGGTGGTGCGCGCTGGAATTATCTTGCTGCGTATGGTTATGCCGACAAGAAATTCAAAGGCGATGAAGCTAAAATCATGGATTATATGAAACAGTTATTCAAACACGTGCCGGTGTTGGATACAGGGGCGCGCGGTTCAACGACCACATTTGTTCAACGCGGTATTGGCGATGTATTGCTGACATGGGAAAACGAGGCTTATTTGGCTGTAAACGAGCTTGGCAAAGACAAGTACGACATTGTAGTGCCACCAGTTGGCATTTTAGCAGAACCGCCTGTGGCAGTTATCCAAAAGAATGCCGAGAAAAAGAAAACCCAAGATGCCGCTAGAGAATACCTGACTTATCTCTATTCAAAAGAGGCCCAGGAATTGGCGGCCGAGCATTATTACCGCCCGCAAGATAAAGCGGTATTGGCAAAATACAAAAACCGTTTCCCAACTGTGCCGATGATGACCATTGCCGATTTCGGAGGCTGGAAAGCTGCGCAGAAAAAACATTTTGATGATGGCGGGTTATTCGACGAGCTTTCGAAAAAATAAGCATGACCACAACCCTGACATCATCTTTTTTTAAACAGCTTAAAAAGCCAAGCGTGTTGCCGGGATTTGGTCTTACGCTTGGCTTCACGCTGGTTTATCTTGCGCTTGTTGTACTTTTACCGCTTTCGGGTTTGTTTTTTGCAACCGCCAAGCTTTCTTGGGCTGAATTTTTCAATACTATTACTGCTGAACGTGTAATGCATGCCTATGGCGTCAGCTTTGGCACAGCTTTTGTCGCGGCGCTTATCAATGTTGTATTCGGTCTTATCGTTGCATGGATTTTAGTGCGGTATGATTTTCCGTTCAAAAAAATATTTGATGCGATGGTGGATTTACCTTTTGCGTTGCCTACCGCCGTTGCCGGTATTGCGCTGACATCGCTCTATGCCCCGTCGGGCTGGATTGGGCAGTATCTGGAACCCCTTGGCATCAAAATCGCCTTTACCCCGCTTGGGATTACGATTGCGCTTATCTTCGTGGGGTTGCCGTTTGTGGTACGCACCGTTCAGCCAGTATTGGAAGACATGAACCGCGAATTGGAAGAGGCGGCAGCTAGTTTAGGTGCAACCCGCACACAAATCTTTTTACTGATTTTCTTGCCGCATATTACGCCTGCATTGATGACAGGATTTGCCATGGCTTTTGCCCGCGCGCTGGGTGAATATGGTTCGGTAATTTTCATCGCAGGCAACAAGCCGATGATTTCAGAAATCATCCCGCTGCTGATTATGACGAAGCTGGAGCAATACGACCATGCAGGAGCAACTGCGCTGGCAATCGTTATGCTGCTTGTTTCTTTTGTTATGCTCTACCTCATCAACGCGTTACAAAAATGGGGTCAAACCCGGATGCTGAGGGATAATTAATGTCGCTCTCCATTCCCCAAAATAAACAAAATGGCATAGGTGAAGTGTTATGGGTACGCATAACGCTGATTATCCTGGGCATGCTGTTCCTTGGCGCAGTTATTGGCTTGCCATTGGCGGCGGTGTTCACCGAAGCCTTGCGCAAAGGTGTTGATGCCTATATGGCCAGTATTGTCGAACCGGATGCGCTGGCGGCCATTCGTCTTACGCTGCTGGTTGCGGCGATTGCTGTTCCATTAAACATTGTATTCGGCATTGCTGCCAGCTGGGCGATTACCAAATTTGAATTTACGGGTAAGCGTCTGCTGATCACGCTGATTGATTTACCGTTTTCAGTATCGCCTGTAATTTCAGGTTTGATTTACGCGTTGATGTTTGGTGCGCAATCGCTGCTTGGCTCGTGGCTGTTGGAGCATGATATTCAAATCCTGTTTGCGGTGCCTGCGCTGGTTATTGCGACCGTCTTTGTTACGTTCCCCTTTGTTGCGCGTGAACTTATTCCATTGATGGAAGAGCAGGGTACGGAAGAGGAAGAAGCCGCCATTTTGCTTGGTGCATCGGGCTGGCAAACCTTTATATCAGTCACTTTACCGAATATCCGCTGGGGGTTGCTGTATGGCGTATTGCTGTGCAATGCCCGCGCCATGGGCGAATTCGGCGCAGTTTCGGTGGTGTCAGGCCATATTAAAGGTGAGACCAACACCATCCCGTTGCAGGTTGAGATTTTGTATAACGAATATAATTTTGTCGCTGCGTTTTCAGTGGCATCCATTCTCACTTTATTGGCGCTCGTCACATTAATGCTCAAACGCATGGTTGAAAAATACGGCGCCAAAACCAAAAAGATAACGACGTAAGGGTAGACAATGGGTATTAGCGCAAAAAACATCTGCAAGCGTTACAAGGAATTCGTCGCGCTGGATAATGTCAGCCTTGATGTGAAATCAGGCGAACTTGTTGCACTGCTTGGCCCATCGGGTTCAGGTAAAACCAGCTTGCTGCGAATTATCTCTGGGCTTGATTTTCCGGATAGTGGCAGCGTGGAATTTGATGGCGCAGAAGCCCGTACAAATGATCAGGACAGGCATGTCGGCTTCGTATTCCAACATTATGCCCTGTTCAAACATATGACCGTGTTTGAAAATATTGCCTTTGGGTTGCGTGTACGTAATAAAAAATACCGCCCAACCGAATTTGCTATCCGCCGCAAGGTCGTGAAACTTTTAAACCTTGTCCATTTAGAGGCATTTTGGGATCGATATCCAAGCCAGTTGTCGGGCGGGCAGCGCCAACGTGTTGCGCTTGCGCGTGCGCTTGCGGTGGAGCCCCAAGTCTTGCTGCTCGATGAACCCTTTGGTGCGCTTGATGCCAAGGTGCGCAAAGAGCTTCGTCGCTGGATGCGTAAATTGCATAACGATATGCACATCACCAGTATTTTTGTAACGCATGATCAGGAAGAAGCAATGGAAGTTGCTGACCGCGTGGTGGTCATGAACAGCAGCCGTATTGAACAGGTGGGGACGCCAGAACAGGTTTATCACACGCCAGCCAACGCATTCGTCTATGACTTCATGGGCAATTATAACGAATTTGACGGTTGGAAGGACCGCGATGGCCGCATCCATATCGCTGAAACCGATGTGGTAGATAGCGCCGATGAAGTTGCGAGCCAAGAAGAAGCAGAAACCGAACGCCTGCTATTGCCGGAAAAGAAACGCATCTTGCGCATGCCCGAAGGTGCGAAGGCCATTAAGCTTTATGCGCGCCCGCATGAAATGCTGGTATCGCGTGACCCGCTAGATGATGACGGCATCCAAGTAAAGGTCATTCACATCAACCCTGCGGGGCCGCTAGTAAAAATGGAACTGGAATCCAATAGCAACCGCGTGCTGCAAGCCGAAGTTCCAAAAAGTGTTCTTGATAAATTGGTCATTAAACGTGACGACACGTTGTTCGTACGCCCCAAGGTGACGCGTATTTTCGAATAGTCAGCTCGCCTTATATTTATGATAGCCAGCTTCACGCAATTCGCATGCAGGGCAAGTGCCGCAGCCATAGCCCCATGTATGTTTAGTTGTGTGGTCACCCATATAACAGCTATGGGTTTCATTTACGATAATGTCGATTAACGGCTGTCCACCAAGGGTTTTTGCTAATTCCCATGTCTTCGCCTTATCTACCCACATCAGTGGCGTGTGGATTTTAAATTCCTCGCCCATACCAAAGTTGATGGCGCGTTCCAACGCTTTCAATGTTTCATCGCGGCAATCGGGATAACCTGAATAATCCGTTTCGCACATTCCGCCCACAAGGTTTTTAACGCCCAGGCGGTAGGCAAGGGCAGCTGCGTAATTGAAAAACAGCAAATTGCGCCCCGGCACAAATGTATTGGGTAGGCCGTTTTTGTTAAATTTGATTTCCATTTCACGGGTAAGCGATGTCTCGGCAATACTGCTCAGCGATTTCAAATCAATTAGCGTATCGCTGCCAATTTTTTTGCTCCACATAGGATATGCGGTTTTTATTTTTTCGATGACTGTTTTACGACAGGTCAATTCAACACTATGCCGTTGCCCGTAATCAAACCCAATCGTATGTACGGTTTCGAATTGGTTCAGTGCCCACGCAAGGCATACGGTGCTATCTTGCCCGCCGGAGAAAAGAACCAGTGCGGAACTCATTTTTTAGGCCCAAAATAAACGCATTTTTCGCTACCGCTATCGCGGTAAACGGTCACGCTGTGCAGCATTGGCAGCTTGGGCGCCAGTTGCTTCCATATCCATGCGGATAGATTTTCCATTGTGGCAGGACCAAGGTCTTTTAAATCATCAAGGAACTTATGTTCTAATCCATCACGTGCTTCTTCAATTATTTTCTCGAACTGATATAAATCAATCAGCATTCCGGTTGCCGGGTTTGGCTCGCCGCGCAGGGTAATTTCCGCACGGTAGGAATGGCCATGAATTTCACGGCTACGGTTTTCTTCTTTCGCGTTGTTTACATTGCGGTTCAATGTGTGT includes:
- the cysT gene encoding sulfate ABC transporter permease subunit CysT yields the protein MTTTLTSSFFKQLKKPSVLPGFGLTLGFTLVYLALVVLLPLSGLFFATAKLSWAEFFNTITAERVMHAYGVSFGTAFVAALINVVFGLIVAWILVRYDFPFKKIFDAMVDLPFALPTAVAGIALTSLYAPSGWIGQYLEPLGIKIAFTPLGITIALIFVGLPFVVRTVQPVLEDMNRELEEAAASLGATRTQIFLLIFLPHITPALMTGFAMAFARALGEYGSVIFIAGNKPMISEIIPLLIMTKLEQYDHAGATALAIVMLLVSFVMLYLINALQKWGQTRMLRDN
- the queC gene encoding 7-cyano-7-deazaguanine synthase QueC encodes the protein MSSALVLFSGGQDSTVCLAWALNQFETVHTIGFDYGQRHSVELTCRKTVIEKIKTAYPMWSKKIGSDTLIDLKSLSSIAETSLTREMEIKFNKNGLPNTFVPGRNLLFFNYAAALAYRLGVKNLVGGMCETDYSGYPDCRDETLKALERAINFGMGEEFKIHTPLMWVDKAKTWELAKTLGGQPLIDIIVNETHSCYMGDHTTKHTWGYGCGTCPACELREAGYHKYKAS
- a CDS encoding Rrf2 family transcriptional regulator encodes the protein MLSMKAKYALRALTVLAKSKEEMTQSKVIAREAGVPIKFLENILQELKRNHLVESKRGVFGGYYLAKPAKDITVAELMRIIDGPLAPVRCASLSAYQKCDDCKDERACTIRKTMKKVRDAMSEVLDHTSILDMAG
- a CDS encoding sulfate ABC transporter ATP-binding protein; the protein is MGISAKNICKRYKEFVALDNVSLDVKSGELVALLGPSGSGKTSLLRIISGLDFPDSGSVEFDGAEARTNDQDRHVGFVFQHYALFKHMTVFENIAFGLRVRNKKYRPTEFAIRRKVVKLLNLVHLEAFWDRYPSQLSGGQRQRVALARALAVEPQVLLLDEPFGALDAKVRKELRRWMRKLHNDMHITSIFVTHDQEEAMEVADRVVVMNSSRIEQVGTPEQVYHTPANAFVYDFMGNYNEFDGWKDRDGRIHIAETDVVDSADEVASQEEAETERLLLPEKKRILRMPEGAKAIKLYARPHEMLVSRDPLDDDGIQVKVIHINPAGPLVKMELESNSNRVLQAEVPKSVLDKLVIKRDDTLFVRPKVTRIFE
- the cysW gene encoding sulfate ABC transporter permease subunit CysW, whose amino-acid sequence is MSLSIPQNKQNGIGEVLWVRITLIILGMLFLGAVIGLPLAAVFTEALRKGVDAYMASIVEPDALAAIRLTLLVAAIAVPLNIVFGIAASWAITKFEFTGKRLLITLIDLPFSVSPVISGLIYALMFGAQSLLGSWLLEHDIQILFAVPALVIATVFVTFPFVARELIPLMEEQGTEEEEAAILLGASGWQTFISVTLPNIRWGLLYGVLLCNARAMGEFGAVSVVSGHIKGETNTIPLQVEILYNEYNFVAAFSVASILTLLALVTLMLKRMVEKYGAKTKKITT
- a CDS encoding sulfate ABC transporter substrate-binding protein, whose translation is MLKAVIAAFWLLLALGASWPAHAAGKLELLNVSYDPTREFYEKYNALFQKHWKDKTAGDISIRQSHGGSAKQARAVIDGLQADVVTLALAYDIDVIAQNRNLLPQNWQELLPNNSSPYTSTIVFLVKKGNPKGIKDWGDLIKEGVEVITPNPKTSGGARWNYLAAYGYADKKFKGDEAKIMDYMKQLFKHVPVLDTGARGSTTTFVQRGIGDVLLTWENEAYLAVNELGKDKYDIVVPPVGILAEPPVAVIQKNAEKKKTQDAAREYLTYLYSKEAQELAAEHYYRPQDKAVLAKYKNRFPTVPMMTIADFGGWKAAQKKHFDDGGLFDELSKK
- a CDS encoding 6-carboxytetrahydropterin synthase, translated to MYELSKQFRFDAAHTLNRNVNNAKEENRSREIHGHSYRAEITLRGEPNPATGMLIDLYQFEKIIEEARDGLEHKFLDDLKDLGPATMENLSAWIWKQLAPKLPMLHSVTVYRDSGSEKCVYFGPKK